The Thunnus albacares chromosome 11, fThuAlb1.1, whole genome shotgun sequence genome contains a region encoding:
- the ints6 gene encoding integrator complex subunit 6 isoform X2 gives MRTEIRKQLTGDVTHHHVGFFWPVSGNEGRNPFFLEPAIIIAITDGNKLTCSSGVQDELHLPLTTPLPGSELTKEPFRWDQRLFALVLRIPGNASVEPEPLGGVPPDDSPITPMCEVTGGRSYSVFSQRMLNQCLESLVQKIQSGVVINFEKTGPDPPPLEDAPAETVKSGLQPWHCCHKLIYVRPNPKTGVPIGHWPIPEAFWPDQNSPTLPPRSAHPHVRFSCLDAEPMVIDKVPFDKYELEPSPLTQYILERKSPHTCWQVFVCNSAKYSDLGQPFGYLKASTALNCVNLFVMPYNYPVLLPLLDDLIKVHKFKPTIKWRQSFENYLKTMPPYYIGSLRKALRIMGAPNLLADNMEYGLSYSVVSYLKKLSQQTKIEYDRLIASIGKKPAPEAGIKVRWRGGGISLAQRRDFIQQLQSLTGETPTLPLELNPKEFQGFHLALLNKGLKPQSFRNPYDIPRSHLLDQLSRMRRNLLNTSVCNLRGQDSDQLHSVPIAQMGNYQDFLKAAPQPLRDADPEQPKRLHTFGNPFKLDKKGMMIDEADEFVTGPQNKGKRPGDSSNMPGGGPKRRRCMSPLLRLGRAYTPPVTPPASPRPTADMDDGALEPDLIINHLNQNHYGPDGSSDSETENPSGPADHQENHTAADPQDLRHSDEEENGRPRVGELPPGIEGGAEMVLVDDQPPRYLSPAALKKHIHNETVKVNNELRALITKEIRKPGRHYEKIFHFLKQIQGTLDTRLIFLQNIIKEAARFKKRVLIEQLENFLEEIHNRSNNMNHVDTL, from the exons GGAAGGAACCCCTTTTTCCTCGAACCCGCCATCATAATCGCCATCACCGACGGCAACAAGCTGACCTGCAGCAGCGGAGTCCAAGACGAG cTCCATCTGCCTCTGACCACCCCGCTACCAGGTAGCGAGCTGACCAAGGAGCCCTTCCGCTGGGACCAGCGTCTGTTCGCTCTGGTGTTGCGCATCCCCGGCAACGCTTCGGTAGAGCCCGAACCCCTCGGAGGCGTCCCACCTGACGATTCGCCCATCACCCCCATGTGTGAGGTCACTGGAG gtcgCTCGTACAGCGTGTTCTCACAGCGGATGTTGAATCAGTGTTTGGAGTCTCTGGTACAGAAAATCCAGAGCGGAGTGGTGATAAACTTCGAGAAGACGGGGCCCGACCCTCCTCCGCTTGAGG ACGCTCCAGCTGAAACAGTGAAGTCCGGTCTGCAGCCTTGGCATTGCTGTCACAAGCTGATCTATGTACGACCCAACCCTAAAACCGGTGTTCCCATTGGTCACTGGCCCATCCCGGAGGCCTTCTGGCCGGACCAGAACTCCCCCACGCTG ccccccCGCTCAGCCCACCCCCACGTACGTTTCTCCTGTCTGGATGCGGAACCCATGGTGATAGACAAAGTACCCTTTGACAAGTATGAGCTGGAGCCCTCGCCTCTCACACAGTACATTTTGGAGAGGAAGTCCCCGCACACCTGCTGGCAG gtgtttgtgtgtaatagTGCCAAGTACAGTGACCTGGGGCAACCCTTTGGTTACCTGAAGGCCAGCACAGCTCTGAACTGTGTCAACCTGTTTGTAATGCCCTACAACTACCCCGTGCTTCTGCCACTTCTGG ACGACTTGATTAAAGTGCACAAGTTCAAGCCCACCATTAAATGGCGGCAGTCCTTTGAGAACTACCTGAAGACCATGCCACCGTATTATATCGGG tcCCTGAGGAAGGCTCTGAGAATCATGGGAGCACCAAACCTGCTGGCTGATAACATGGAGTATGGCCTGAGCTACAGCGTGGTCTCCTACCTGAAGAAGCTCAGCCAGCAG ACAAAAATCGAATATGACCGCCTGATCGCCTCCATTGGTAAGAAGCCAGCACCGGAGGCCGGCATCAAGGTGCGTTGGCGGGGTGGAGGCATATCTCTGGCACAGCGCAGGGACTTcatccagcagctgcagagtctcACAGGAGAGACTCCAACTCTGCCCCTGGAGCTCAACCCCAAAGAGTTCCAAGGCTTTCACCTGGCACTACTCAACAAG GGTCTGAAGCCACAGAGCTTTAGGAATCCCTACGACATCCCTCGCAGCCACCTGCTGGACCAGCTCAGCCGCATGAGGAGGAACCTGCTCAACACCAGCGTCTGTAATCTCAGAGGACAGGACTCAG ACCAGCTCCACAGCGTGCCAATAGCCCAGATGGGCAACTACCAGGATTTCCTCAAAGCTGCTCCTCAGCCTCTTCGAGACGCAGACCCTGAGCAGCCCAAGCGCCTGCACACATTCGGCAACCCCTTCAAACTAGACAAGAAG GGTATGATGATCGACGAGGCGGATGAGTTTGTGACCGGCCCGCAGAACAAGGGCAAGAGACCAGGAGACAGCAGCAACATGCCGGGCGGAGGACCCAAGAGACGGCGCTGCATGTCGCCTCTTCTTCGCCTGGGCCGAGCCTATACCCCCCCAGTGACCCCTCCCGCCAGCCCTCGACCCACAGCAG ACATGGACGACGGAGCGCTTGAACCAGACCTGATCATCAACCACCTGAATCAGAACCACTACGGACCAGACGGGAGCTCAGATTCGGAGACGGAGAATCCCTCAGGACCTGCAGACCACCAGGAGAACCACACGGCAGCGGACCCACAGGACCTCCGGCACAGTGACGAGGAGGAGAACGGGCGGCCCAGAGTCGGAGAGCTGCCGCCAGGCATCGAGGGAGGAGCGGAGATGGTGCTGGTGGATGATCAGCCGCCTCGATACCTGTCACCCGCTGCTCTgaagaaacacattcacaacGAGACGGTTAAGGTCAACAACGAGCTGAGGGCGCTCATCACCAAGGAGATCAGGAAACCAGGCAGAC acTACGAGAAGATCTTCCACTTCCTGAAGCAGATCCAGGGCACTTTGGACACCCGGCTCATCTTCCTCCAAAACATCATCAAAGAGGCAGCCAG GTTCAAGAAGCGCGTTCTCATCGAGCAGCTGGAAAACTTCCTAGAAGAGATCCACAACAGATCCAATAACATGAACCATGTGGACACGCTCTGA